One uncultured Carboxylicivirga sp. genomic window, TGCCCCATTAGAATTAAAATATTTTTCCAATGGTAACAATCAATAACTACACAGAGAAAACCGCAAAAATCAACTTTGCCAAACAACCCGACTATATCCAGGAAGCTCATAAAGATTTTGCTGATTATGCGGAGTTTTACAATGAGGATAAGGATATCAAAGAAATGTTGGATAATCACATGAAATTGGTTGACAACATCATCAAAAAAGAGTACGAACGTCAACAGAACAAAAGCGAACCGAAAAAGACCAAAAGCGTTACAAAATCGACCAAAAGTGTAAAGAAAGTTGCGCAAAACGCAAATAAATCCACCAATAAGGCAAAGAAACCTGTTACAAAAAAAGCCACTCCGGCAAAAAAGGAGGAAAAATGTAACAAGGTTGAGCCCATACAAACGGAACACTTTACCGAAGATGTGCGCTTATTACGTAGGTTTTCCGGATGCCTGGGTAAAGAACGTCAAAGGAGAACTGTTTTAACTATCTATAAAGACTTTGAACGTAGAATCACAGAGCGAAAGGTAAATCGCACAAGTAAACATGCAGACCTGGTTTGGCAATGTTCTAAGAAGTTGGCATCCCTACTCGATGCTATGGCAAAACAAAACCTTACACATGTTACCATTGAGGTGGATAGTTCTTTTCAGGATAAAGTTAACCAGGCATCAAAAGAAACCGCGATTCGTACATCGGTTAATCTTCTTAAACGTTTCGTAGGTATTGAAGGTGAAATTAAGCCGGATAAAACGAAAGTAGAGCGCATAATGAAAGCTTTTGACAATGCCACAAAACAAAATAAAGTCTCGAAAGATGATTTCTATGCACATGAATTGCAATTAGCCTATAAGGCCATGAAAAAATACATGGATGGTAAGTCTGATTATATAGCTATTGAACCAACTACATTAAGTGGTTTTGATAATTACTTTGGCCTGGGAAAGCCTAAAGCCACTACCAAAACCATACAAAAAAAAGCTAGTGGTAGTGGGGCATCTAGCAAAAAAAGTACGGTTAAGCGCAAAGCAGCTAAAAAACCAAACAAGCAATTAAACGGAATAGAACAGGAACCGGCACCGGTCCAGGATGAGCCAGTAGTAGTTAGTCGTTTCCAGGTTGACTTGACAGAACACCAGGAACCGGCAATTAATGAGGTAGAAGTTATCCAGGATAAAGCGCAAAATTCTGATTCTTTAAACGGGTTATTTACACCGATTACCGATACAGAGGTCGATAATAATTTAGAGAAAATTCAATTACCTGGTGACCTGGGTAAGTTCCTGGGATATGTAGAGCGATATGAGTACGCAATTGTATTACGTGGTGAGAAAGGAGCCGGAAAAACGCGATTAACCTATCAATTAATGAACACCTTTGCAAAGGCCGGTTTTAGTGTAGGTTGTTTTACCCTGGAAATAGGTAAGCATTCTAACCTGGTTAAGGATATGAGAAATGAATATCTATGCCCTACCATCGTTAATAAGGTGCAGATCGCGGAAAGCTGCCCTAACGGAATTGAAGACATTAAAGCTGCAGCAAAAGTTTTTGATGCCGTGTTTATTGATAGTTGGGGTAAAATACCAAACGTTAACCAGGATGATTTTGATAAGCTTCGCAAAGAACACCCTGATACAATGTTCATCGTTATTTTCCAATCCACAACTAACGGAACGGTTCGCGGTGGTTCAAAAGCTGAATACGATGGTGGAATCGTTATCCAGGTTGCTAATGGAGGTCGCGCATATTGCGAAAAAAATAGATATAACGGTGAAGACTTAACGTACCTGGTATTTGATCGAAAGTTAGCAGAACAAGATACAGCAAAATAGCAAGATAATCTTGCTTATATATGAAAGGCCACCCACAAAAGAGTGGCTTTTCTTATTTCCATAATAGTATGAACAATATACTATCATTCTCACGACATTATAAAATCAATACAATTCCTTTCTAGTTATTAACTATTCTTACTAAAATAATGATATAGCTGACTAAACGAAAAAACGTTTAAAACAATTTTAGGAATCAAGACTACTGAGTATATTGAAAAAAACAACAAAATAAATGCCATACAATTATTGGCAGTATGAATACTGTTTATGCTAAGGTTAAACAAATTAACATTCCCAAAAGTCCTAATGAATATATGCAACATAAATGCAATTCCAAAAGTTGTAGCTTGAATTAAAACGCTCATTGCAAACGTACCTCCTATTGTTTGAAACAGGCTAAAATTATTAGTCCCCTTAGCAGCTCTGATTTTATCAAGAACGGATTTATCTCCGAATCCAATAACTAATGCGTAAGCACCAATATTGAATCCTAAAATACTTGGAAATGTACTCAACAACAAATCCTTAAGACTAACAATTAGTCCATAACTATCAAAACCAAGAACAAGTTGAATAAAGAACATTAATGCAATTGCCGAAATTAATGCAAACCAAAAATATCCACTTTCAATAAAGCCCTTTACTCCACCATAAATTCTGAAAAGTGTGGATAAACTTACATGGTGTTGCTTCCATTCTTTTTCTTGCTCAGGAGTTAGTCCTTTGGGTGGTTTCATATTATTCTTCTATTAGGTCACTATCTTCATCGGATGTCTCTTCCGGCCTAAAAATACCTAATATTTTCAAATAAATATCTTTAATAAAATTAGAACTAGTCGTTTGTATTTCATACACTTGAGGACTCTCCTTTGTAGTAACTGTAGGTTTTGGAGTATGATTCTCTTGATCCCAAGCTGAAATATCCCCATTGTCTAGTGCAATTCCAGCAAGAGGATTTAAAATATCATTCTCCATCAAATTAATACTATCTTTCTTATCACTAATTGCGGTTATATCATACTGTTGTGTATGTGTCGCCTTCATATTTGCTTCAATAGCTTGCATCAGTGGAGAATTGAAAGAATCACTATTAGACACTGACATTCTAATTTTAACCTTTCTTAATGACTGACCTTGAAGAAAATCTGTCACAAATGTTTCTGATGTCTTTACTGACAACTCAATTTTCTCATCATCTGAAAGTAAGCTTTCAAAACTCTTCCTAACAAATTTTTTAAACCAATTAATATCTACCTTTTCTGTTTCAATAAATGCAAATCTATGAGCTTTGGGTACAAAAATGAATTTTGCCCATTGAGGATCATTATAAAATTGTTCTTCTGTAACTACAGGAACTAAAACATCATCTTCATTTTTTTTATAACTTTCTTCAGCTTTCTTAGCTTTTACAACATCTCCAAAATAAAAAACATCATCAACTTGCTCTCTTTTGGCAAATGAGTCCATAATTCCAACATATTTACCAAGATTAATCATTCTTCCTTTGGAAAACATCCGCTCTATTAGTTCGGAATATACTTCTGTCGATGTCTCTCTAGCTGATATAAGCTTTATATTTAACACCTTGAAACTTAAATTCACATTGTCTTCGTAAGTCATTTGTTCGTTAATTTTAATCGGATAAAAAAGAGGTTACATATATAAATTGCTATATAATTGGAGAGCAAATCCTATGATAAGTAATACTAAGCCAATCTTTGACCAAATTACGTATTTTGAATTATATTTTCTAACATGCCTTCTTACTATATTTCTACTCACGATATCACTTTCCTTATCGCCAATCATGTCAACTTTAGAACGTTGATACCTTTGGTCAATATACCCGGACGGTACACCTGAAAAGATAAGAATAATGGCCCCAATAATATCAAAGGACAATCCCACAGATGAAAGGCCCGTTTTCGAAGCGATAAACTCGCAATAATAAGTTAATAGTTCATTCATTTTTTAAATATAAATATAAAAAATAAGACATCAATTCAATTAAAAGCCACCCTTAAAAAAAAGGGTGGCTTTTCTAAGTTTCCCGACTTAGACAGTTATCTCTATCATTCAAGGCAATGATAAGGAAAATAAAAACAAAGTTCCAGTCCTTTTTTTAGATTAACACGGCTCTAACATCTTTAGCCACTTTCATATGCAGTACTTTTGCATAGTGTTTTTGTGTGACATAGATATCAGAATGCCCTAACAGTTTACTAACGGTCTCAATAGGTACGTCTTTATTCAAAAGCAATGTTCCATAAGTTTTACGGCCAACATGAGAGGTTAAACGCTTATTAATACCTACTTCACTAGCTATCTTTTTAAGCGCATCATTATACTTTTGATTACTTACCACCGGCAATTTAAAATCGTACTTTTTTAGTATATTAAATACCCTTTTTATAACAGGTATTACGCATTCTGCCGTTTTAACTTTTTGCCTGGTGATATTAATCCACATCGACCCATCGTTATCTCTAACAAGGTGCGAAGTATTGAGGTTTTTTAAATCAACATATGCCAGGCCGGTATAACATTGCACACAAAACAAGTCGGCAGTACGTTGTAAAGCTTCAGAAAATTGATAGTTTGTGATCTTGTCAACTTCCCATTCATCCAGGTAAACAAATTCTCTTTCTTCCCGATATGGAAATTTATAATTCTCTGCAAAGTTTTGCTCCAGGTATCTTCGGTTAAAGCCAAATCGAAAAGAAGCTTTTATATACCGTGTCAGTTTCTTCGCATAGCCTACTGAATAACCTTGTTTGTTAACCAGGTTAAAAACTAATTTATCAAAGAATAGAGTATCACATTTAGTTAGTCGGATATGTGAATCTCCCGATATAAGTAAAGTTTTTTTTATAGCGTCAATAAAACGTTCGTGCAGCTTTAGTCTGTCGTAATTACAATACATTTTGTGCAGTTCCCAGGCATATTCATAAAGTAGATCAACAAAATATAAGATCTTCTTTCTCTTAACATCTAATAATGATTTCACCTCATTGGCTGATGGTTCTATATCATTATTGAAAAGAAGTTCATAGTATATACTGGTTAGTTTTTGGCTAAGTTGGTCAAACTTTCGATTTGCATTGATAGCATATTCACTCTGCCCTTTAATTCTGTACTTTTTGTTGTCCCATTCTGATTCTTTACACTTTATCCCAGTTGAAAATTCGGCACGTTCCCCACCTATTGTTATACGACAATATATAGGAATCTCGTTTTTTTTGTTTGTCTTGTTTTTGACAGCCCAAAAAATCAAGTTCATTGATAATAAAAATTAAGATATCATAGATTATCCCGATACCCCATTATTTCCCCTTTCATACAAAAAAAAAGACTTTTACCCATGCAGGATAAAAGTCTCTGAAAAGTGCTAGATTGCTCTTTATGAGGTTCCTGGCGGACTCGAACCGCCGTACACGGTTTTGCAGACCGTTGCCTAGCCACTCGGCCAAGGAACCATTATTTTCGGGATGCAAAGTAAAGTAATATTTTGGTTCCCGACAAATTTTTACGACTTCTTTTTGCCATATAAATTCAGGCATTCCGGACACAGACATCCATTATATTTATCTGCCAGCAATTTAAGATTATCAGCATCGACAAAAAAATTATCACACCAGCACTTTTGATTCGATTGACTGTAACATAAAAACTCACTTCCGCATTTCGGACACTTTTTTGTAATCGCTCCGTCTTCTCTCATTATCCTTTCATTGTAAGACTAACACACTTCATTTGTCCACCCATCGGTGGATTCATTTTTGAAACTTTCACTTTCAAACTGATTATCTGAGGAAAAGATGATTTTATACTATTGATGATACGTTTTGTCAGATGTTCCAATAAATGTGAATTCTGCATGATCTGTTCTTTCGTCAACTGGTAAACTGACACGTAATTCAAGGCATCATTAATACTATCCGAATCAGCTGCTACAGAGCAGTCTGTTTGAATAGCTATATTCACTAAAAATCGGTTACCAACTACCTGCTCCTGCTCATAACATCCATGATAAGCATAAAACTCCATCTCCTCAAGTTCAATCAACCCAATTGTGTTGTTAGTCTCCATAATAAAATTTTTTCGCGAAATTAATCTTTTATAACCATAACAACAGAAATTTAAGTGTAAAAACAATTACTTTTGCACTTATCCCCCAAATTTGGAGATACCATAGATGAACATTCTTGAAGACATTGCGATGGAGTCAAACGAAAAAATAAAAACTAATTTTATTCATCAGGAGATTGATAAGGATTTAAGCGAAAATAAAAACGGCGGAGCTGTATTAACTCGCTTTCCTCCTGAACCTAATGGATACTTACATATTGGTCATGCTAAATCAATCTGCCTTAATTTTGGACTAGGTAAATATTACAAAGGTGGTACTAACCTTCGTTTTGATGACACTAACCCGGTGAAAGAAGAAACCGAATATGTTGAGTCGATCAAAGACGATGTAAACTGGTTAGGCTTTCAATGGAATAATGACCCTAAATTTTCGTCAGATTATTTTGAGCAATTATATGACTGGGCTGTTCTTTTGATCAAGAATGGCAAAGCGTATGTTGATGACCAAAGCGCAGAGGAAATTGCTGAACAGAAAGGCACTCCTACTGTACCGGGACTTGAAAGTCCAAACAGAAATCGCAGTGTAGAAGTAAACCTGGATCTGTTTGAACGTATGCGAAAAGGTGAGTTCAAAAACGGAGAACGTGTTCTGCGAGCTAAAATTGACATGGCTTCACCTAACATGCACATGCGCGATCCTTTGATGTATCGTATCATTCATGCCAATCATCATAGAACCGGAGACAAGTGGTGTATATACCCAATGTATGACTATGCACATGGACAAGGTGACTTCATAGAAGGAATTTCACATAGTATCTGCACACTTGAGTTTGAAGTTCACCGCCCATTATACGAATGGTTTTTGAATTCTATTCTGGAGGCTTTACCAGAAAAACCGGCCACAATTCCTCGTCAGATTGAGTTCGCTCGTTTGAATTTGAATTATACGGTGATGAGTAAACGAAAACTCCTGCAATTGGTAAATGAAAAATATGTTGCAGGCTGGGACGATCCGCGGATGCCAACAATTTCCGGTTTGCGCAGAAGAGGTTATACTCCGGAATCCATTCGTCGTTTTGCTGACGAAATAGGTGTAGCGAAACGAGAAAATGTGATTGACGTGGCTTTGCTTGAACATTGTATTCGCGAAGATCTAAATATTAGAGCACCACGTGTTTATGCTGTAATGGATCCGGTAAAAGTGGTAATCACAAATTACCCTGAAGGTCAGGTTGAGTGGATGGACGCCATCAACAATCCTGAGGATGAAGCAATGGGCTCTCGCAAACTACCTTTCAGTCGTGAAATTTACATTGAAAGAGAAGATTTTATGGAGAATGCTCCTAAAAAGTTCTTTCGTATGGACGTAGGTCGTGAAGTTCGTTTGAAAAATGCATATATCGTAATGTGCGAAGGGATCACTAAAGATGCTGATGGCAACATTACAGAGATACAATGCACCTACGACCCTGATACGAAAAGTGGAATGGAAGGAAGTAAGCGTAAAGTAAAAGGCACATTGCACTGGGTTAGTATTGAACATGCCAAAAAAGTTCAAGTTAAACAATACGATCGTTTATTTATGGATGAAGCACCGGATGGACATAAGGACAAAGATTTCCTTGAATTCCTTAATCCGGATTCTCTTTCCGTTATCAACGAATGCTACATTGAGCCTAACTATATGGATGCCGGTTCTAACTTTGCCGATGGTATTGAACGTTACCAGTTCCAACGTTTAGGTTATTTCTGTATTGATAAAGACTCAACAGAAAGCAATGTGATCTTCAACCGAACGGTTACATTAAAAGACTCCTGGAGTAAAGCAAATAAGTAAACAAGTATACTTAAACAAAAAATCCCGCTAATAGCGGGATTTTTTGTTATATAATAATATCGTTTAAGCTTCTATTGATTCACATGCCTTTTTAACACGTGCAATGGTTTGGTCTTTACCAATAACCTCAGCTATCTCCATCAGATCAGGGCCAAAACCGCCACCAACCAAAGCCAGACGAAACGCATTCATCACCAAACCAAATCCCAGACCTTTTTCTTCAATTTTAGAAGAAATACATGCCTTTATATCATCAGCCACCCATTCGTTCACTTTTTCAAGTTCGGTTGCTAATTCAGCCATAAAAGCAGGCACATCGCCCTTCCAGCGTTTCTTCACCACCTTCTCATCATACTCTACCGGTGATTCAAAGAAGAAAAATGACTGATCCCAAAGCTCATGAACAAAATTTACGCGCTCGCGAACCATACCTGTAACTTTTTCAATTACCGCAATATCTTCAGCAATACCTCTTTCATTTAAATCATCACTAAACATCAGTGCCAGCTCTTCAACAGGTTTTCTCATCAAGTGTTGCTGATTAAACCACTTTGCTTTTTCTGGATTAAAACGAGCCCCCGACTTATTGACTCTTTCTATTGAAAATAAAGAAATCAGTTCATCGATATCGAATAATTCCTGCTCAGTTCCCGGATTCCACCCCAACAAGGCCAGTAAATTATTAACTGCTTCAGGAAAGTATCCACTTTCGCGATAGCCCGGAGCGATTCCATCTTCCATTTCCCAATCCAATGGAAAAACAGGAAATCCACCTTTATCTCCATCGCGTTTCGATAACTTACCCTTTCCGGTAGGTTTTAAAATCAATGGAAGATGAGCAAACTGAGGCATAGTTTCTTCCCAATTCAAAGCCCTGTATAGCATAATATGTAATGGCACTGATGGCAACCACTCTTCTCCACGAATTACATGGCTAATCTCCATTAAGTGATCATCAACAATATTTGCCAGGTGATAAGTAGGCAACTGATCCACACTCTTATAAAGAACTTTATCATCAAGAGTATTGGTATTAAATTTAACAGCACCTCTTACCATATCATTAGTCTCAACCAAGGTATCTTCCGGCATTTTAAAACGGATTACCCAAGGTTCTCCTGCTTCAATGCGATGTTTTACCTCATCATCAGACAAAGCCAACGAATTTTTTAATTGCAAACGAGAATGCATATCGTAAGCAAAAGTTTTTTTCTCTGCTTCTGCTTCAGCACGCAGCTTATCAAGTTCCTCTGTAGTATCAAAAGCGTAATAAGCCCAACCGGTCTCTACCAACTGATCAGCATATTTTTTATAAATCTCACGACGCTCACTCTGGCGATAAGGTCCATATTGGCCTCCTTGTTGAACACCTTCGTCAACCGTTAAACCCAACCATTCCAAACTCTCATTGATATACTCCTCGGCTCCTTCCACAAAACGGGTCGAATCAGTATCCTCAATCCGTAAAATAAAATCTCCTCCATGCTTTTTAGCAAACAGGTAATTAAAAAGAGCTGTTCTTACTCCTCCGATATGTAACGGTCCGGTTGGACTTGGTGCAAATCGCACTCTTACTTTCTGAGCTGTCATATTATTCTGTTGATCTATTTTTTGCAAAGATAGTAATTGACTTGGTAGTGCTTAAATAAAATATAAATGAATTGATTGTTCGATTACATTAAAACAAAAAGAGGTGCCCAACAGACACCTCTTTATTATTATAATAAAATATTTGGCAGATATTTATCCACATTTAGATGAGCCACAGCTCTTACAAATCAAACAACCTTCCTGATAAATTAAGTCGTCAGCACCACAGTTTTCACAATGTCCTTTACGAGCCTTTGTTCCATCAGGAATATATTTCTTTAAGGCACGCTCAACTCCGTTTTTCCAGGTATTAATTGACTCACTATCCAGTTGCAGTCCGGCTACCAAATCCAACACATCCTGGATAGGCATACTATGACGCAATACTCCGGAAATCAGTTTTGCATAGTTCCAGTACTCTTTATCAAATTTATATGAAAGACCTTCGATTGTAGTTTTATAGCCTCTTTTATTGGTAAATTGAAAATCGTAACGCGATGATCCATCCTCCTCACGATTCTTGATTATTTTACCTGCTAGTACCGTCTTAGGAAGTAATATTCCATCTTCATCATCAGCTAATCCTGTAAATACCTCGTAAGGTTTTCCATCAATCAAACCAACAAAAGCAATCCATTTTTCTTTGTTATTCTGAAAGCGAACGATGTCTGCATCCAACTCCTGTGGACGTTTTTTAGGGAATTTACCTGATTCTTCTTCTTTCTTCTCGTTGTTTGAAATTAGAACCCCGGCACGGCTACCATCACGGTATACAGTTACACCTTTACATCCGCTTTTCCATGCTTCAACATACAAGTCTCCTACCAATTCTTCTGAAACATCAGAAGGAAGGTTGATGGTAACGCTAATTGAATGATCCACCCATTTCTGCACCTGACCTTGCATGTGTACTTTCTTTACCCAGTCAACATCATTGGATGTAGCTTTGTAATATGGAGATTCTGCAACCAACTTATCCAATTCTTCCTGTGTGTAGTTTTTGGTTACATCATGACCTTTGGTCTGCATCCAGGTAACAAATTTATGATGAAATACCGTATACTCTTCCCAGCTATCGCCTACCTCATCAATAAAATCAACTCTTGATTCAGGATCATTTGGATTTACTTTACGACGACGCTTGTAGACTGGTAAGAAAACAGGTTCAATACCAGAAGTTGTTTGAGTCATCAAACTGGTTGTTCCTGTTGGTGCAATTGTTAAAGCAGCAATATTTCTACGACCATACTTTTTCATGTCTTCCTTCAAAGTATTGTCTTCAGCAAACAAACGACTGATAAATGGATTATTTACCTCTTTTTCGTAGTTATAAATTGGGAATGCCCCACGATCTTTAGCCATATCAACAGATGAACGATAAGCAGCTAAAGCCAATGATTTATGCACCTCAATTGAAAAATCAATAGCATCGTCACTTCCATATTGCAAGCCTAAACCAGCTAACATATCACCTTCAGCTGTAATACCAACACCAGTACGACGACCTTCGTTGGCTTTTTTACGGATATTTTCCCACAATTCACGCTCTACACGTTTTACTGTATCATTCTCAGGATCAGCATTGATTTTTGCTAAAATTCCATCAATCTTCTCTAATTCCAGATCAATGATATCATCCATCATACGCTGAGCGTAACCAACATGCTTTTTAAATAAGTCGAAATTGAATTTTGCCTCCTCTGTGAAAGGATTCTCAACATATGAGTACAAATTCACTGCAATCAAACGACATGAATCATAAGGACACAATGGAATTTCTCCACATGGGTTTGTCGATACTGTACGATAACCCAAATCAGCATAACAATCAGGCACTGATTCGCGAATAATTGTATCCCAGAATAAAATACCTGGTTCAGCCGATTTCCAAGCGTTATGAACAATCTTTTGCCATAACTCATCCGCTTTAATATCTTTCTGATATGAAGGACTATTTGAATCTACAGGGTATTGTTGTGTATAAACCTTACCATCAACCACTGATTGCATAAAATCATCGTCGATTTTAACAGAAACGTTGGCTCCGGTTACTTTGCCTTGTTCCATTTTTGCATCAATGAATGATTCTGAATCAGGATGCTTAATAGATACACTTAACATTAAGGCACCACGACGACCATCCTGGGCAACTTCGCGGGTAGAGTTACTGAATCGTTCCATAAAAGGAACAATACCTGTTGAGGTCAAGGCAGAATTTTTAACCGGCGATCCTTTAGGACGAATATGAGACAAATCATGTCCAACTCCACCACGACGCTTCATTAACTGAACCTGT contains:
- a CDS encoding DUF4747 family protein — its product is MTYEDNVNLSFKVLNIKLISARETSTEVYSELIERMFSKGRMINLGKYVGIMDSFAKREQVDDVFYFGDVVKAKKAEESYKKNEDDVLVPVVTEEQFYNDPQWAKFIFVPKAHRFAFIETEKVDINWFKKFVRKSFESLLSDDEKIELSVKTSETFVTDFLQGQSLRKVKIRMSVSNSDSFNSPLMQAIEANMKATHTQQYDITAISDKKDSINLMENDILNPLAGIALDNGDISAWDQENHTPKPTVTTKESPQVYEIQTTSSNFIKDIYLKILGIFRPEETSDEDSDLIEE
- the folB gene encoding dihydroneopterin aldolase, giving the protein METNNTIGLIELEEMEFYAYHGCYEQEQVVGNRFLVNIAIQTDCSVAADSDSINDALNYVSVYQLTKEQIMQNSHLLEHLTKRIINSIKSSFPQIISLKVKVSKMNPPMGGQMKCVSLTMKG
- the gltX gene encoding glutamate--tRNA ligase, encoding MTAQKVRVRFAPSPTGPLHIGGVRTALFNYLFAKKHGGDFILRIEDTDSTRFVEGAEEYINESLEWLGLTVDEGVQQGGQYGPYRQSERREIYKKYADQLVETGWAYYAFDTTEELDKLRAEAEAEKKTFAYDMHSRLQLKNSLALSDDEVKHRIEAGEPWVIRFKMPEDTLVETNDMVRGAVKFNTNTLDDKVLYKSVDQLPTYHLANIVDDHLMEISHVIRGEEWLPSVPLHIMLYRALNWEETMPQFAHLPLILKPTGKGKLSKRDGDKGGFPVFPLDWEMEDGIAPGYRESGYFPEAVNNLLALLGWNPGTEQELFDIDELISLFSIERVNKSGARFNPEKAKWFNQQHLMRKPVEELALMFSDDLNERGIAEDIAVIEKVTGMVRERVNFVHELWDQSFFFFESPVEYDEKVVKKRWKGDVPAFMAELATELEKVNEWVADDIKACISSKIEEKGLGFGLVMNAFRLALVGGGFGPDLMEIAEVIGKDQTIARVKKACESIEA
- a CDS encoding site-specific integrase, encoding MNLIFWAVKNKTNKKNEIPIYCRITIGGERAEFSTGIKCKESEWDNKKYRIKGQSEYAINANRKFDQLSQKLTSIYYELLFNNDIEPSANEVKSLLDVKRKKILYFVDLLYEYAWELHKMYCNYDRLKLHERFIDAIKKTLLISGDSHIRLTKCDTLFFDKLVFNLVNKQGYSVGYAKKLTRYIKASFRFGFNRRYLEQNFAENYKFPYREEREFVYLDEWEVDKITNYQFSEALQRTADLFCVQCYTGLAYVDLKNLNTSHLVRDNDGSMWINITRQKVKTAECVIPVIKRVFNILKKYDFKLPVVSNQKYNDALKKIASEVGINKRLTSHVGRKTYGTLLLNKDVPIETVSKLLGHSDIYVTQKHYAKVLHMKVAKDVRAVLI
- a CDS encoding adenosylcobalamin-dependent ribonucleoside-diphosphate reductase, whose product is MAVKEIDPKTESVRKNYTYEEAFKSSLEYFQGDELAARVWVNKYALKDSDGNIYELNPDEMHWRLAREIARIEEKYPNPLSVDELFGLMKNFRYIVPQGGPMSGIGNTYQIASLSNCFVIGDDGPSDSYGGIMKVDQEQVQLMKRRGGVGHDLSHIRPKGSPVKNSALTSTGIVPFMERFSNSTREVAQDGRRGALMLSVSIKHPDSESFIDAKMEQGKVTGANVSVKIDDDFMQSVVDGKVYTQQYPVDSNSPSYQKDIKADELWQKIVHNAWKSAEPGILFWDTIIRESVPDCYADLGYRTVSTNPCGEIPLCPYDSCRLIAVNLYSYVENPFTEEAKFNFDLFKKHVGYAQRMMDDIIDLELEKIDGILAKINADPENDTVKRVERELWENIRKKANEGRRTGVGITAEGDMLAGLGLQYGSDDAIDFSIEVHKSLALAAYRSSVDMAKDRGAFPIYNYEKEVNNPFISRLFAEDNTLKEDMKKYGRRNIAALTIAPTGTTSLMTQTTSGIEPVFLPVYKRRRKVNPNDPESRVDFIDEVGDSWEEYTVFHHKFVTWMQTKGHDVTKNYTQEELDKLVAESPYYKATSNDVDWVKKVHMQGQVQKWVDHSISVTINLPSDVSEELVGDLYVEAWKSGCKGVTVYRDGSRAGVLISNNEKKEEESGKFPKKRPQELDADIVRFQNNKEKWIAFVGLIDGKPYEVFTGLADDEDGILLPKTVLAGKIIKNREEDGSSRYDFQFTNKRGYKTTIEGLSYKFDKEYWNYAKLISGVLRHSMPIQDVLDLVAGLQLDSESINTWKNGVERALKKYIPDGTKARKGHCENCGADDLIYQEGCLICKSCGSSKCG
- a CDS encoding glutamine--tRNA ligase/YqeY domain fusion protein, translating into MNILEDIAMESNEKIKTNFIHQEIDKDLSENKNGGAVLTRFPPEPNGYLHIGHAKSICLNFGLGKYYKGGTNLRFDDTNPVKEETEYVESIKDDVNWLGFQWNNDPKFSSDYFEQLYDWAVLLIKNGKAYVDDQSAEEIAEQKGTPTVPGLESPNRNRSVEVNLDLFERMRKGEFKNGERVLRAKIDMASPNMHMRDPLMYRIIHANHHRTGDKWCIYPMYDYAHGQGDFIEGISHSICTLEFEVHRPLYEWFLNSILEALPEKPATIPRQIEFARLNLNYTVMSKRKLLQLVNEKYVAGWDDPRMPTISGLRRRGYTPESIRRFADEIGVAKRENVIDVALLEHCIREDLNIRAPRVYAVMDPVKVVITNYPEGQVEWMDAINNPEDEAMGSRKLPFSREIYIEREDFMENAPKKFFRMDVGREVRLKNAYIVMCEGITKDADGNITEIQCTYDPDTKSGMEGSKRKVKGTLHWVSIEHAKKVQVKQYDRLFMDEAPDGHKDKDFLEFLNPDSLSVINECYIEPNYMDAGSNFADGIERYQFQRLGYFCIDKDSTESNVIFNRTVTLKDSWSKANK